A genomic region of Xanthocytophaga agilis contains the following coding sequences:
- a CDS encoding OmpH family outer membrane protein, with translation MNRYFQIGFYILVTVSIAVLYILYFKRANTEVVYVDSAKLLNGYQAMVNARTEYEQKAKGWQANVDTLMQEVQTAIKEHEKQIPSMSAKERDLSRQVIESKQRQLAQYQQAIAEKARQEDVKLTKQVVDQVNAFLDRYGKEHGYQIILAANQTGNIAYAQKKLDITEDVLAIINQEYSHK, from the coding sequence ATGAACCGCTATTTTCAGATTGGTTTTTACATTCTTGTTACTGTTTCTATTGCCGTACTATATATTCTCTATTTTAAGAGAGCAAATACAGAAGTTGTGTATGTAGATTCTGCAAAATTATTAAATGGCTATCAGGCTATGGTAAATGCCCGAACCGAATATGAGCAGAAAGCCAAAGGCTGGCAAGCCAATGTAGATACACTGATGCAGGAAGTGCAGACAGCTATCAAAGAACATGAAAAACAAATTCCTTCCATGTCTGCCAAAGAACGTGATTTATCGCGTCAGGTTATTGAATCCAAGCAGCGCCAGTTAGCGCAATACCAGCAGGCTATAGCTGAGAAAGCACGCCAGGAAGATGTAAAACTTACCAAACAGGTAGTAGACCAGGTAAATGCCTTTCTGGACCGTTATGGAAAGGAACATGGATACCAGATTATTCTGGCAGCGAATCAGACAGGTAATATTGCCTATGCTCAAAAGAAACTGGATATTACAGAAGATGTATTGGCCATTATTAACCAGGAGTATTCACATAAGTAA